Genomic window (Candidatus Effluviviaceae Genus I sp.):
TCGACGCAGACCACCTGGTTGCCGAGGTCGGCAAGGCCGGCGCCCCCCACGAGACCGACGTATCCCGTCCCGATCATCGCGATCCTGTGCATCGTCACTCCATCCCTAGAGGCGCGTCGGCGGTCCGCCGTGCGGCCGCGACCTCGATGGGGCCGACCGCGTCCGACGGCGCGCCGACGTATACGCTCACGTCGTCGCGCCCGGCGCGCGCCAGCGCCTCCGCGGCCGCCCCGAGCGCCAGGTCGGGCGTGTTGTTCCTGCGCGAGAGGTGCGCGAGCACGAGCGCGGAGAGCGGGCCGCCGGCCATCCGCTCGATCTCGCGCGACGCGGCGCCGTTCGACAGGTGCCCGGTGTCGGCGAGGATGCGCTGCTTCAGATGCCAGGGATACGGCCCGTCGAGCAGCATCCGCTCGTCGTGGTTGAACTCGAGCACGGCGCAGTCCGCGACCATGAGGTGCTCGCGGACCTCGTCCCCGACCGTTCCCAGGTCCGTCGCGACCGTCACGCGGCACGCGCCGTCGGAGACGGTGAACCCGACGGGCTCGGCGGCGTCGTGGCTCACGCCGAAGGCCGTGACCGAGAGGTCGCCGACGTCGAACGCGGCGCCCGGCGACACGGGCACTGCGCGGCACCCGCCGGTCATGAAGCGACCGATCTCGTCCAGCGTGCCTGGCGTGGCGTAGACGGGAATGTCCCCGTGCGCCCCGAAGGCCGGAAGCCCGCTCACGTGGTCGGAGTGACCGTGCGTGACGAGGACCCCGCTGACGGCGCGCGGCTCGGCGCCCGCGGCACGGACGGCCCGGGTCAGCCGGCGCGCCGAGATCCCGGCGTCCACGAGGACGCGCGTGGAGCCCGAGTGCACGAGAAGCGAATTGCCGGAACTGCCGCTCGCCAGGAGCGTGATGCGCATCTGCGTCCCCGCGTGAGGTCCGCGGAATCCCGCGTGTCGGGGGGCGTCACCGCCCATCGCGCCCCCTGCCCCGTCCGTCGATGTACTGCGAGATGAGGCGCTCGAACCTGGCCTTGTAGATGACGTCGAAGCGGTCCATGAGATCGGGAATGAGCTCCTGGGCCTGCCGCCGCACGCGCTGCGCGAGGACGGTCGCCTCCTGCCGGTCGAGACGGCCGCCCCTGATCTCCTCGCACGCGCTGTCCACAAGCTCGCGAAGTTGCGCAAGCTTGCCTTCCTCGTTCGCAAGGAGCTTCTCGATCTCGCCGTCGTCGACGTCGTGGTCAAAGGCCATGTGGGGCACGCTCCGGGCTCCGTGTCGTCCGCGATGGGGTTCCGAATTCTGCGATTGTAGGACGGCGCCGTGCGCAGCGTCAAGCGGCTTGACAGCCGTCCCGGCCGGGTCGTAGCCTCAAACGCAGCGGGGCAGGGTGCCACCTCGGCGACCGCGCGCCCCTTGAGAACGAGGAGGCCGGCGTGAGATTCGCGTCGTTCGTGCTTGCCGCCGCGGCAGCGGTGGCGCTTGCGCTCTCGGTCGTTGTCAAGCTGGCTGGAGGCAGGTTCGTCCTGGGCATCGCGCCGACGACGCTCTGGAGGCTCTCGCTCTCCCTGCTGGCGTTCGCCATCTACGCGGTGCTGTACAGCCAATCGCGCCGGGCGGCCTGAGCGGCGCAAGGGAGCGACGATGCGTGGACTCATGGCCCGCGTGCTGGCCGTGACGGAGCGATTCGAAGACGCGCGCGTGAGCCTGGGAGCGTGGCTGCTCGGGCTCGTGTCGATCGTCGCGGTCCGGCACTTCCTCGAGCAGCTCGCGGGCGGCCGGAAGATCCTCTACTTCCTCGCCTACTTCCTGCACTACCCGCTGGCCTACGTCGCGCCGCTCCTTGGGCTCACGATCGTGCTCGCGGCGTTCGCGCGAGAGAGGGCCGACCGGGTCATCAGGCTCATGCTCTTCGCGTGGCTCCTCACGCTCCTGCCGCCGCTCCTCGACATGCTCGTCTCGCGCGGCGCGCCGGCGCCGGAGATCATCGGCTATCTCATCCCGAGGACGGGCACGCTGGGCCAGGCGTTCCTGAACCTCTGGAACCCGTTGTACAAGGGCTTCCAGGGCCCGACCGCCGGCATCCGGATCGAGGCGGCCATCGGATGCGTCCTGGCCGCCTGCTACGTCCACCTGAAGACGAGGAGCGCGCTCAGGGCCGCCGCGGCGTTCGTCGCGATCTACGTCACGATGTTCTTCTTCTTCGCGCTGCCGGCGCTCGTCCTGGCCGTCGTTCGGATCTTCGGGGCGGACGTCGACGGCGTGCAGCGGCTCTTCTTCACGTCCGGGGCCGTGCACCGCGCCTACGCGGGGGCTCAGCCGTACGCGCTCTCGGACCTCTCGAGCGCGCTCGTGGACCTCTTCGTGACCGTCCCGCTCCTCGCCGTCTGGTGCCGGATGGCGGCTCCTGAGAGGTTCAGGTCGGTGGCGCGCCTGTTCGACCCCTTCGCCGCGGCCGTCCACGCGGCGCTCGCCGCGCTGGGCATCGCGCTTGCCCGGGGCGTCGTCGTGAGAGCGTTCGGGACGCCGGCCGTCACGCACCCGTTCGACCCGCTCGCGCTCGCAGGCATCGTCGTCGCCGCGGCGCTCATGCAGCCCGCGGCCGCCGCGATGGCGGCCGCCCACGCCGACGGCGACCGCCCCGCGGGTCAGCGCGAGGCGACCGCGGCCGACGGCGCCATCCTCTTCACCCTCGCCGCGCTCTTCGCGCTGAGCGTGAGCTACGTCGCCCTCACGTACGTGCTCGGGGTCGGCGCCGCGTGCGCCCTGCGCCACGCGCGGCCGTTCCGCCTGAGCCGCATCGTGCCGGCGTCCGCTCTCCTTGCGGGCGGGCTCGCCGTCTTCCTCGTCCAGCTCGGCTACGCGTCGTACGCCGGGGCGTCCGCCACGCTGTGGATGCCCCGAAGCGTCGTCGCCGCGGTGTTCGCCGCGGGCGCGCTCGCCGCGGCCGCCGCGGCCCTCCTGGGCCGCCGCCGCGCGGTGCCCGCAGGGCTCCGCGCGGCCGCCGTCGTCGGCGTGGCGGCCGCGGCCGTGTGGGCCTCGGGCGACCATCCCCGCCTCCGCGACGAGCTGCGGGGCACCGACTTCCCGAGGGTGGTGGCGGCGCGGAGGAGCGCCCCGGAGGCCGGATCGCCGGCCACCGCCGCGATGAGCGAGGGGCTTTCCCTCATGCAGCGCGGCGACATCGCGGGCTCGGCCGCCGCGTTCAGGCGCGCGATCGAGGCCGACCCCGAGTACGCCCCGGCCTACCTGGCGGCGGGCGGGGCGTACGTGAGGCTCGGGCGGGCCACCGAGGCGGCTCGCTCGTTCAGGAGAGCGCTCGCGCTCGATCCCGGGAACACGCGGGCGCGCATCGGCATCGCGCAGGCGCACATGCTGCACGCGAGGGCGGACAGCGCGATCGCCGTCCTCGACCGCGCCATCGAGCTGGACCCGCGCAGCGCCGAGGCCGCGTACACGCTCGCGTGCGTCTACCTCGAGACGCGCGACCTGGAGAAGGAGAGGCGCGCGCTCGAGAGGACGGTCGCCGCGGACCCCGCGCACAGCCTCGCGCAGGACCGGCTCGGCGACATCCGCATGGGCGAGAGGAGGTACGCCGAGGCCGTTGAGGCCTACAAGGCGGCCATCCTCGGGCAGATGCCCGTGCAGCACGCGCACTCGAAGCTCGCGCGCGCCTACCACGCGCTCGGCGAGCTCGACAGGGCCGTCGACGCGATGCGCAAGGAGATCCTCGCCTCGCCGAGGATGGCGTCGCCGCACGCGGTGCTGGCCGGGCTCCTCGCGGAGCAGGGCAACACGGACGAGGCGCGCCGCGAGTACGAGACGGCGCTCTCGCTCACGAACGACGGCGACCTCCGGGCGCTCTTCCAGAGGGAACTCGACAAGCTCCGGCGGTAGAACGAAGCGGGGCGGCTCACGCGAGCCGCCCCGCCGTCGAACGCCGATCCCCTTCGCAGACCCTACCTGATGAGCACGAGCTTCGCCGTGGACTCACCGTCCGCGCAGGCGACCCTGGCGAAGTACACCCCGGTCGCCACCTCAAGCCCCCGCTCGTCGCGACCGTCCCACACGGACTCGTGGGCGCCGGCCGGCCTGATCTCGCCGTCGAGCAGCGTCCGCACGAGCCGCCCGGACACGTCGTACACCGCCAGGCGGACCTGCGTCTCCATAGGCAGGACGTAACGGACGCCGGTCCCCGCGCTGAAGGGGTTCGGATGCCCCGAGAGCGCGATCCTGCTCCGCTCCGTCCCCTCCCCCGGCACGCCGGCGGACGGCGCGTCGCGCGAGATCTGCACGTCGTCCACGTACCAGCCGTCCCGCGTGATCCAGCTGTCGGAGGTCAGGGCGAAGCGCACCTTGAACTGGCTCGTGGCGTACGCGGTGACGTCGAACGAGACCTCCGTCCACGCCGACTGCGTTCCGCTGTACGAGGCCACCTGCGTCCAGCTCGACCCGTTGTTCGCGCTCACGGAGACGCGGCAGAGGTCGTAGCCCGACTCCGTGTCGTAGCGGTGCCAGAAGGACAGGGTCGCGCTCGACGCGCCGCCCAGGTCCACGGGGCTGCCGAGCGTCATGACGATGTTGGCGTTGTTGCCGTAGTTGCCGCTCGGGCTGTCGGTCATGCTGGACGACGGGCTGTGGAACTGGCCGGTCGTGAGCCCCCACGCGCCGGTCCACCGCGACAGGCCCGACTCGAGGTCGTCGTAGAAGACGGGACTCGGGAGCAGGAAGCTCTCCGTCACGGTCGTCCCGTAGACGACCTGGACACCCGCCCGCGTGACCGTGGAGTAGCCCGCCTTCGTCACCCGCATGTCGTGCGCGCCGACGGGGACGTGGTTGATCTCGTAGTAGCCCGTCACGGGATCCGAGACCGCGGAGTATCCCCCGATGTCCGTGACCGTCACGGACGCCGAGAGAGGGTTCATGGTCTGATCGAACACGTAGCCGGCGATCGTTCCGCGGGGCGGCGGCTCGAGCGCGAAGTTGACCACGACGAACGTGTCGAGGTTCGCGACGACGTTGTACACGGTCTGGCTCTGGTACTCCGGCGCGCTCGCCGTCACCGTGTAGGTGCCCTGCTGGACCATCCTGTGGTAGTCCCCGACCGCCGGGTCGGTATACACGTCCTTCCCGATCTGCGGGATGCTGATCGTGGCGTAGAGCGGCTCGCCCGTCCCGGCGTCGGTCACGATGCCCCTGATGCCCTTGCCCGATTTCCGCGCCTGGTACAGCATCGCCGGGATGTTCGCGTTCACGATGCCGTCGATGTTCGAGGCCGGCGGGTTCTTCGAGGTCGAGACCTCGATGGTCGTCGCGATCTCGCCGCGCTGGTCGTAGCACCAGTCCTGGCAGGTGCCCTTGGCGACGTACCAGTCGGCCCCGTTCGTCACCGGGAGCCCGCTCCGCGACCCGTACCCGTTCGACAGCGTGATGATCATCGGCTCGTCGGGGGTCGGGTCGTACGAGTAGTCCCAGAGGTAGTTGACGTACACGGCGCCCGAGTGGAACTGGAGCGACGTCACGGGGTTCATGCCGACGCAGAAGTCCCTCAGGGCCTGCGTCTCCGGGGCGGAGAACGCCGAGCCGGCGTTGCTCCCGTCCGGGCAGAGGTAGTTGCGGTTCAGGTCTGTGCCTTGCGCGTTGTACCGCGAGCCGTTCGTGTGGCCGTCCGGGTTGATCATCGGGATGACCCAGAACTCCCGGTTGTTCACGAGCCAGGTCACCTGCGGGTTCGTCCCGTGGTTCTCGAGCAGGTACTTCGCCGCGTAGTAGCAGGTCTCGACGGAGATGGTCTCGTCGCCGTGATGGGCCCCCACCCAGACGATCTCCGGCTCGGCCTCCTCGATCCCCGGGTTGTCCGTGATCTTGAGGGCCCAGAGCTCGCGGCCCTGCACCGATCGCCCGATCGAGATGAGCTCGGTGATGGACGGATAGGCCGCGTGCCACGCGGCGAGGTCGGCCGTGATCGCGCTGTAGTTGTGGTACACGCCGCGGTACGGGGCGCTCTGCGCGAGGAACGCGTCGCGCATGTTCTCGACCACGACGCGGGGCCGGAAGCCGTTCGCCCACAGCGCCTCGATCTCACCGGGGACGGCGGCGATCTCGGCGACCCCGTCCCGCACGTTCATGATGTCCATCCCAAGCTCGTTGAGCCTGTGGATGTCCGCGCGCGAGTAGACGTCCACCTCGACGACCGCGGCGTCGTCCCTCGGATACGCCGCCGCGCCGGTCGCGAACACCAGCGCGGTCATGAGCACAGCAAGGCATGTCGCGCTCCGGAGCACCATGGACCTCCCTCAAGGACCGGCCCCGGACGGCAGCGCCCGGAGGCACCGTGCCCCCGGGCGCCCGCCGCCGCTCTCGTCTACTTCAGAAGCGCCATCTTCGTCGTGCGCGTCTCGCCGGCCCCCGAGAGCCGCGCGAAGTACACGCCGGACGCCAGCGCGCGACCGCCGTCGTCCGTCCCGTCCCACGCGATCGCGTGCGGCCCGGCGGCAAGATCACCGTCCACGAGCGTGCGCACCGCGCGGCCGTTCACGTTGTGCACGGCCAGCGTCACGCGGCCCGCGTCGGCCGGCACGGTGAAGGCCAGCGTCGTCGTCGGGTTGAACGGGTTCGGGAAGTTCTGCCTGAGCGCGAGCGTCGTGACCGGCGGCGTCTCGGGCACGCCGGTCGGGATCGGCCCGAACCAGTGCAGGATGCGGTTCATGAGCGTCCGCTGGTTGTTCGGGTCGGCCGCGGCCGTCTTCACGCACTCGAACGGGAACGACGTGAACACGACGCGGTGGCCGCGGCCCGCGGCCTTCAGCGCCTTGATGCCGTTCGCGGCCGTGAAGATGCCGTCGGCGGACGCGTTGAGTTCAACGCTCTCGCTCCCCGACACCGAGAACGGCCCGCCGGTGATCCCGAGGGACATCCCGTCGGAGATCGGATCCCCAGCCACGCCCGTCATAATGAAGCCGCCCGTGTTGTTCGACCACGAGGCGATGTGCAGGTAGTCGCTGGTGAAGGTCGTCGCCCCGGTGCGGCTGCTCAGATACCCCATGCTCGAGAGGAACAGGTTCCCGCCGCCGTCCAGGTACGCGGCCATCGCGGCTTCGTTTGCCGCGTTGATGGCCGACCCGTCGGTGTTGGCGGTCGTCCAGAAGACCGCCCAGAAGTCGTTCAGGAGGAGCTGCAGCGGTCTCCCCTTCGCGCTCGCGTCCCACACGAGCGGCGTGTACCCGTTGTCGAGGACGGCCTGCCTGAGGTGGCTCTCGTACGAGGCACCTCCGTCGTCGTCCACGATGAGGATGGACGGGAGGTCCACGAACACGCCGAACGACGCGCTGGCCGTCTTCAAAGCGTTGGTTCTACTCGTCGCCGTCAGCGTCGCGGTCCCGAGCCCCCGCACGGTGCCGATGAAGTCCGAGATCTCCACGGAGAACCGCTTCTCCTCGCCTGCCTCGAAGTGGTAGGTCTGCGCCGTGATCCAGCACACGTCGTCCGGATCACACGCGATCGCGAGCCACTCGTATGGGCCGACCTCAGGCGGGAAGACCGACGAGAGGCTGACCCTGATCGAGTCGGCCACGGTGCCGGTGTTCTTGATCTTCGCGAAGAACTTCCTGCTCTCGAGGTATCCCATCTCCGCGGCGTACGATTCGGGCGACATGCCCACGCCGTACGGCTCGCGCATGCACTGCGCGTTCACGATGAGCCGCGGCGACTCGACCTTCTCGATGAACGCCGCAATCCACACGTTCGCGTGGTTCCACGACGAACTCAGGACAAGGCTACGGTAGACGGTCACCGAGTCGCCGACGGCCGAGAGCGTCACGTTCTCCGTCGGCAGCATCTTGCGCACCGTCCATGGGTAGTCCGTCCCGATGTTCTCGTACACGACGAACTGGGCGCGGAGCGGACCGAGAGTGTGAGGTTCGACGGCCTTGAACGTGGCCTCGATCCACGTCGTCCCGGGGTCGTCCACCACGAGGCCCTTCGTCCTCATGACGATCGGCGTCGAAGCTGCCTTTCGGGCCGCGTAAATGGGTTCGTAGGTATCGCGCACGGTCGAACCCGCTCCGATGACCTCGACCACCGAGTCCCAGTCGACCTCGGGGATGCCGCCCACCCCGTAGTAGGTGGCGCGCGCCTGCGTCTCGGTCGTGGAGTAGGCGTCGTTCAGGTGGTAGTAGAGGACGACGAGGTTGTCCTTGCCGTAGTCGTTCTGCATTGCCTGGAGCGCCGCACGGGCGTTCGGGCAGTACCCTCACCACGTGGCCCCGAACAGCTCCGCGAGGACCGCCCGCTCCGCCGGCACGGCCGTCACCGCGCCGCCGAGCAGCAGGGCCGCTGCGAGTCCGATCATCGCCGAACGCTTCATCGTCATGGTCTCCCTTCCTGGCGATGCGTTGGCCTTCTCTCGGGGTTCCGGCGCCGTGTGCGTGGGGTGTCGGCATCCCCGCTCTCGTGCCTGTTATCGTCCTCCAAGTCGCGCAGCCTGCAGGGCTTCCTTGGTCAGGTCGTCCTGCACGAACGCGATCACACTCAGATTGGCCGTGTTCCACGACGGACTCACGGCGAACGACCGCGTCACGACCGCGGAGTCGCCCACGGACGCAACGCTCAGCGGCTCGTCGTCGAGGAGGTCGCGCGCGACGAAGTCGTACACGCTCGACGCCACGACGACGTGGTCCTCGATGACGACGACCCTGAGCACGGCCTCGGTCGTCGTGAGCGCCTCGCGGACCTTCACGGTCACCGTCACGCTGCCCGACGCCGCGCTCCCCGCCATCCGCATCGAGACCGGCGAGCCGAAGGTCCTCCGGTGGTCGATCTCCATGCGGTAGGCCGCGGCCGCGGTGGACGGCGACCCGGCGCCCTGGACGATGCGCGCGACGTCCCCGTCGAAGATCACCGCGGGCCATGTGTTCCACGAAGGCCCCATGTACCAGTCGATCCTCGCATTCGTCTCGGGCGTCCCGAGCGGGTCGGCCGGCGGGAGAAGATCGTGATACGCGATCACGCACAGGTTGCCCGCGCCGTACTCGCCGAGCACCGTGTGGAGGCCGGCCTCGGCGTTCGGGCAGTTGGCGCACGGGCGCGTCGTGAGAAGCTCCGCCAGCACGACGCGCGGGACGAGCCCGCCCGCCGGCCCGACCGCGAACGAGCACGCGGCCGGCGTCGGGTCAAGGTCGCCGTCGTTGTCCAGGGCGGCGACCTCGAACAGGTAGTCTCCCTCGGCGACCGCCGGCAGCACGAGCTCTGTGGCCGTCGTCTCCCCGGTCAGCGTGTCGTTGAGGGACCAGACGTACTTCACCACCGCCCCGTCGGGGTCGCTGCCGCTCCATGCGATGAGCGCGTCCGCGCCCGCCACGACCGCGCCAGGCGCCGGGCACGCCTCCATGACCGTCTCCGGGAGGAGGTTCACCTCGGCCGGGGAGTGGAACCAGTCGCAGCCGGCGGCAAGCGCCAGCGCCGCGAGCGCGGCCGCGCCCGCCCGACCCCACCACCGTCCGGTCCGCGTCCTCGCCACGCCCCCTCCTAGAAGTACGCGCTCAGCCGAACGCGCACGCCCTCGAACTCCGGCTCGAACCAGCAGACGCCGCCGGCGCACTTCTTCCCGCCACGCTGCGTGCCCGCGCCGAACAGCACCTCGACGTCGTCGGAGAGCCGCTTCTTGAGCTCCGCCGAGAACCACGCCTCGCGCTCCTCGAAGTCGGCCGTGCTCCGCTCGAACACCGCGGACACGGTGAGGTCGGCGCGCGCGTACCATGTGAGCGACCCCATGTAGTCGGTGTAGGCGGAGCCGGTGACGTCGTCGGTCGAGCCGATCTCGATGCCGAGCTCGGCCCTCTGCTCGGCCGGAAGCTCCACGTCGAACTCCGCCGCGCCGATCAGATGCTCCGTGAACTTCCCCAGCAGATACTCGCGGGACCACGACCCCGCCACGGCCCCGCTCACCGACGCGGCGAGCGAATGCGAGAGTTCGCCGAAGATCTCCCAGTGCGACAGGTTCCCGGAGTGCGTCCTCGCCTCCGACGCGCCCGCCGTGAGCGAGAGCGCGTCGCCGACCGGCAGCGTGCCCTCGCCGAGGAACCCGCGCTCGTCATCGAGGCTGATCTCGTACGTGGCCCGGTTCATGAGGGTCCACGGGTGCTCGCGCACGCACGTCGGCGGGTTGATCAGGTGGTGCGAGAAGAGGTCATAGTCCTTGAACTCGCCGAAGAGCGTGAGCAGCCCGAGGTCGAACGTCCCCGAGAGGTACAGAGCACGGCCCTCGCCCGCCTCCGCGCCCGTGACCGGGTTCTCGACGTCGCGCCTGGCGTACTCGCCGGACAGGGCGACGCGGCCGAGCCAGAGGTCCACGGCGCCGTCGAGCACGACGTCCTCACGGCGGGCCTGCGCGGGCGGAAGAACGAGGTTCGCGTCGGCGTCCTCCCACGAGCGCTCCACCGCGCGAGCGGAGAGCCGCACCCAGTCCCAGGGCGCGGCGGCAGCCTCGAGCCCCCGCACCGTGTGCTCGCGGGTGCGGACCCTCGAGAGCGGCTCGCTCACGACGCCGGAAACCGCCGTGAACGCGAGCGGCCCCGTCCCATAGCCGATGAGGACGCCATCGAGCGCCGTGTCGTGCTCGAGGTCGGTCTGCTCGTAGCTCCGGAGAGCGAGCCCCTTCCCGAAGGTGCAGAAGAAGCTGCCCGCGCGGGCCGACAGCGACTCGTTGCGGAACTCGGCGTACCGGTGCCTGACCTCCGAGCGGGGGATGTCCTTCTGCGCCGGACTGTAGCCGGGGTCCGAGAGCTGGTACGCGCGATACGTCGCGCCGAGGAGGAACCGTCCGACCTCGATGCCGAACTCAACGCGCCCGTCGAACACCGAGCCGTCCAGATCGACGTTGTGGAGGTACTCGCCGTCGACCGATCCCCTCACGGTGACGTCGCCCGCGTCGAACGACGACGCGGGGAGCGCCCAGGCGAGCGAGGCTCCGAGGGCTGCGAGGACGGTCGCGATCCGCTTCACGCGCTACTCCTGCTTGGTCCGCTCGGGGCAGCCCGCCGGGAGGAGCGAGCGCACCGCCGCGTCGAGCTCGGCGTGGTTCTGCGGCCGGTATCCGGCCGTCGCGTAGACGATCTCCCCCTTCGTGTTGATGAGGACTGTGCGGGGGACCGCCGACACGTGGAACTTCCGGGCCACGTCCTGCGACGTGTCGAGCACGACGTCGAACGTGTGCCCCTTGGAGGCGATGAGCGCCCCGACGCGCGAGGCCGACTTCGGGCCGTCGATGGACACCGCGACGACGCGCAGGCCGCAGTCGGCATACTTGTCGAGCACCTGCTGCAGGTCCGGGAAGGCCTTGATGCAGGGCTTGCACCAGGTCGCCCAGAAGTCGACGACGACCGGCCCGCCCTTCAGAAGCTCCGACAGCGTGAGGGACTTGCCCTCGACGTTCGGCAGCGTGAAGTCGGGCGCCTTGGTCGGCGTCGCGCCGAAGGCGCACGTCGCCGCCACGAGCAACACGGCGGCCCAGCCGCTTGTGCCTACACCTCGCCTCTTGGTCATGAGTTCCCCCTGACCTTT
Coding sequences:
- a CDS encoding carboxypeptidase regulatory-like domain-containing protein; amino-acid sequence: MVLRSATCLAVLMTALVFATGAAAYPRDDAAVVEVDVYSRADIHRLNELGMDIMNVRDGVAEIAAVPGEIEALWANGFRPRVVVENMRDAFLAQSAPYRGVYHNYSAITADLAAWHAAYPSITELISIGRSVQGRELWALKITDNPGIEEAEPEIVWVGAHHGDETISVETCYYAAKYLLENHGTNPQVTWLVNNREFWVIPMINPDGHTNGSRYNAQGTDLNRNYLCPDGSNAGSAFSAPETQALRDFCVGMNPVTSLQFHSGAVYVNYLWDYSYDPTPDEPMIITLSNGYGSRSGLPVTNGADWYVAKGTCQDWCYDQRGEIATTIEVSTSKNPPASNIDGIVNANIPAMLYQARKSGKGIRGIVTDAGTGEPLYATISIPQIGKDVYTDPAVGDYHRMVQQGTYTVTASAPEYQSQTVYNVVANLDTFVVVNFALEPPPRGTIAGYVFDQTMNPLSASVTVTDIGGYSAVSDPVTGYYEINHVPVGAHDMRVTKAGYSTVTRAGVQVVYGTTVTESFLLPSPVFYDDLESGLSRWTGAWGLTTGQFHSPSSSMTDSPSGNYGNNANIVMTLGSPVDLGGASSATLSFWHRYDTESGYDLCRVSVSANNGSSWTQVASYSGTQSAWTEVSFDVTAYATSQFKVRFALTSDSWITRDGWYVDDVQISRDAPSAGVPGEGTERSRIALSGHPNPFSAGTGVRYVLPMETQVRLAVYDVSGRLVRTLLDGEIRPAGAHESVWDGRDERGLEVATGVYFARVACADGESTAKLVLIR
- a CDS encoding tetratricopeptide repeat protein, translated to MRGLMARVLAVTERFEDARVSLGAWLLGLVSIVAVRHFLEQLAGGRKILYFLAYFLHYPLAYVAPLLGLTIVLAAFARERADRVIRLMLFAWLLTLLPPLLDMLVSRGAPAPEIIGYLIPRTGTLGQAFLNLWNPLYKGFQGPTAGIRIEAAIGCVLAACYVHLKTRSALRAAAAFVAIYVTMFFFFALPALVLAVVRIFGADVDGVQRLFFTSGAVHRAYAGAQPYALSDLSSALVDLFVTVPLLAVWCRMAAPERFRSVARLFDPFAAAVHAALAALGIALARGVVVRAFGTPAVTHPFDPLALAGIVVAAALMQPAAAAMAAAHADGDRPAGQREATAADGAILFTLAALFALSVSYVALTYVLGVGAACALRHARPFRLSRIVPASALLAGGLAVFLVQLGYASYAGASATLWMPRSVVAAVFAAGALAAAAAALLGRRRAVPAGLRAAAVVGVAAAAVWASGDHPRLRDELRGTDFPRVVAARRSAPEAGSPATAAMSEGLSLMQRGDIAGSAAAFRRAIEADPEYAPAYLAAGGAYVRLGRATEAARSFRRALALDPGNTRARIGIAQAHMLHARADSAIAVLDRAIELDPRSAEAAYTLACVYLETRDLEKERRALERTVAADPAHSLAQDRLGDIRMGERRYAEAVEAYKAAILGQMPVQHAHSKLARAYHALGELDRAVDAMRKEILASPRMASPHAVLAGLLAEQGNTDEARREYETALSLTNDGDLRALFQRELDKLRR
- a CDS encoding TlpA family protein disulfide reductase, whose amino-acid sequence is MTKRRGVGTSGWAAVLLVAATCAFGATPTKAPDFTLPNVEGKSLTLSELLKGGPVVVDFWATWCKPCIKAFPDLQQVLDKYADCGLRVVAVSIDGPKSASRVGALIASKGHTFDVVLDTSQDVARKFHVSAVPRTVLINTKGEIVYATAGYRPQNHAELDAAVRSLLPAGCPERTKQE
- a CDS encoding MBL fold metallo-hydrolase, producing MRITLLASGSSGNSLLVHSGSTRVLVDAGISARRLTRAVRAAGAEPRAVSGVLVTHGHSDHVSGLPAFGAHGDIPVYATPGTLDEIGRFMTGGCRAVPVSPGAAFDVGDLSVTAFGVSHDAAEPVGFTVSDGACRVTVATDLGTVGDEVREHLMVADCAVLEFNHDERMLLDGPYPWHLKQRILADTGHLSNGAASREIERMAGGPLSALVLAHLSRRNNTPDLALGAAAEALARAGRDDVSVYVGAPSDAVGPIEVAAARRTADAPLGME
- a CDS encoding T9SS type A sorting domain-containing protein, which produces MQNDYGKDNLVVLYYHLNDAYSTTETQARATYYGVGGIPEVDWDSVVEVIGAGSTVRDTYEPIYAARKAASTPIVMRTKGLVVDDPGTTWIEATFKAVEPHTLGPLRAQFVVYENIGTDYPWTVRKMLPTENVTLSAVGDSVTVYRSLVLSSSWNHANVWIAAFIEKVESPRLIVNAQCMREPYGVGMSPESYAAEMGYLESRKFFAKIKNTGTVADSIRVSLSSVFPPEVGPYEWLAIACDPDDVCWITAQTYHFEAGEEKRFSVEISDFIGTVRGLGTATLTATSRTNALKTASASFGVFVDLPSILIVDDDGGASYESHLRQAVLDNGYTPLVWDASAKGRPLQLLLNDFWAVFWTTANTDGSAINAANEAAMAAYLDGGGNLFLSSMGYLSSRTGATTFTSDYLHIASWSNNTGGFIMTGVAGDPISDGMSLGITGGPFSVSGSESVELNASADGIFTAANGIKALKAAGRGHRVVFTSFPFECVKTAAADPNNQRTLMNRILHWFGPIPTGVPETPPVTTLALRQNFPNPFNPTTTLAFTVPADAGRVTLAVHNVNGRAVRTLVDGDLAAGPHAIAWDGTDDGGRALASGVYFARLSGAGETRTTKMALLK